In Entomomonas moraniae, one DNA window encodes the following:
- the putP gene encoding sodium/proline symporter PutP, which produces MSANYQTTVTFVLYIILMILIGLYAYRSTKNFDDYILGGRSLGSLVTALSAGASDMSGWLLMGLPGAIYLSGLSEVWIAIGLTLGAWLNWLLVAGRLRVHTEYNDNALTLPDYFTSRFDDHTRLLRIFSALVILIFFTLYCASGIVAGARLFESIFDLTPFANNVNNFLGISLTAYHIAMFLGAVATIIYVCIGGFLAVSWTDTVQASLMLFALILTPVFVIISLSDWNTTVITIEKTRQNIDVFNLFAVKGETALIKFIAIISLVAWGLGYFGQPHILVRFMAADSVKSMPNARRIGMIWMILCLLGAVSAGFFGIAYFANYPDSLGATIVNKNSEYVFIELSKALFNPWVVGVILSGILAAVMSTLSCQLLVCSSALTEDFYKPFFRKNASQRELVWVGRAMVLIVAALAIFLSRDPNSRVLGMVSYAWAGFGAAFGPVILLSLFYRQMTKEGALVGMILGALTVLVWKQYEWFNLYEIVPGFVLNMLAIFVVSSVTKPTQKVLDTFDQASKEYTALTN; this is translated from the coding sequence ATGTCAGCAAACTATCAAACAACAGTTACTTTTGTACTGTATATAATTTTAATGATTTTGATAGGCCTTTATGCTTATCGATCAACAAAAAATTTTGATGATTATATTTTAGGGGGAAGGAGTTTAGGTAGTTTAGTAACAGCGCTGTCAGCTGGTGCATCCGATATGAGTGGCTGGCTTCTAATGGGTTTGCCTGGTGCTATTTATTTATCGGGTTTGTCTGAAGTTTGGATTGCTATAGGTCTTACGCTTGGTGCTTGGCTAAATTGGTTATTAGTGGCTGGACGATTGCGGGTACATACTGAATATAATGATAATGCATTGACATTACCTGATTATTTTACTTCACGTTTTGATGATCATACGCGACTACTTCGTATTTTTTCCGCATTGGTTATTTTGATTTTCTTTACCCTATACTGCGCTTCAGGCATTGTGGCAGGAGCTCGACTATTTGAAAGTATTTTTGATTTAACACCTTTTGCAAATAATGTGAATAATTTTTTAGGCATAAGCCTTACGGCTTATCATATAGCGATGTTCTTAGGTGCAGTAGCTACTATTATTTATGTGTGTATTGGTGGCTTTTTAGCGGTTAGCTGGACCGATACTGTACAAGCATCTTTAATGCTGTTTGCTTTAATACTTACTCCTGTATTTGTAATTATTTCATTGTCAGATTGGAACACAACAGTTATTACAATTGAGAAAACGCGGCAAAATATTGATGTATTTAATTTGTTTGCAGTTAAAGGCGAGACAGCATTAATTAAATTTATAGCTATTATCTCTTTGGTAGCCTGGGGGTTAGGTTATTTTGGGCAACCACACATTTTAGTGCGTTTTATGGCGGCTGACTCAGTTAAAAGTATGCCCAATGCACGGCGTATTGGCATGATATGGATGATCCTTTGTTTGTTGGGCGCTGTATCTGCAGGTTTCTTTGGTATTGCTTATTTTGCTAATTACCCTGATTCACTAGGCGCAACTATTGTTAATAAAAACTCAGAGTATGTTTTTATTGAGCTAAGTAAAGCGCTTTTTAATCCTTGGGTAGTAGGTGTTATTTTATCTGGTATTTTAGCTGCTGTAATGAGCACCTTAAGTTGCCAGTTACTCGTTTGCTCCAGTGCTTTAACCGAGGATTTTTATAAGCCATTTTTCCGCAAAAATGCCTCTCAGCGAGAATTAGTCTGGGTTGGGCGAGCGATGGTACTTATTGTTGCGGCATTAGCTATTTTCTTATCACGTGATCCTAACTCAAGAGTATTGGGAATGGTAAGTTATGCATGGGCTGGTTTTGGTGCGGCTTTTGGACCTGTTATTTTATTATCTTTATTCTATCGTCAGATGACTAAAGAGGGAGCATTAGTTGGGATGATTCTTGGTGCTCTCACTGTATTGGTATGGAAACAGTATGAGTGGTTTAATTTATATGAGATTGTCCCAGGTTTTGTTTTAAATATGCTTGCGATTTTTGTTGTTAGCAGTGTTACTAAGCCAACACAGAAAGTACTAGATACATTTGATCAAGCGAGTAAAGAGTATACAGCGCTCACCAATTAA